DNA from Prunus persica cultivar Lovell chromosome G6, Prunus_persica_NCBIv2, whole genome shotgun sequence:
aaaatgtaattttaacTAAACTTGTGTGTAACAGTCCGCGTTGCCGCCAAAGTAATTACAACTAAGTTATAATTTTAACTAACTTTTATATAACGGCATTACAACTAACTTTTATATAACGGCCCATGTTGCCGTCAAAGTAATTACAACTAAGTTGTAATTTTAACTAACTTGTATATATCGGCTTGTATTGCCGCCAATTTTATTATAACAAATTTCTACGTAACGTTCAGTGTTGCcgtcaatttaaattagacCTAAACTTCAATATTAACGGTCAATAAAGCGCGCCAATTtaaatataactaaattttaaaacatatTATAGCAAACACCCCCAAGAACATacaaaaaacacatattataaACTAAAAACATCATTGTTCTACTAAACCCAAACACATATAGGAAACACCCAAGAACATTCATAGACCCAAACACAGATTCTCAATTAGAAACCACATTGTCGTATTAAACTTCCGACACAAACTAATTATAATAGATCCAATTCATATTCGAAGATAGATAGACTAAAACCACTTTCAATTGTTGAGCACTTGATCAGCTCTTTATTTCTGTTCCATCTGCACCTCAACCTCATATAGGCCCTCAAAGTACATTCCACCATATCCGGAAGGTCCAGCCTTCTCACTATCCTTCTTCTTTCCAATCTTTACATCCACCTGACCATCACCTGCTCCTCCAGAGTCTGGTGCAACTGCAGCAGGAACATTCATACTACGggctttcctcttctttgctCTTATTGTTTCATGGGAATAGCTCTCACCATGAGGCAACACGATAGTGACTGTGCTGTCTGCTCCAACAGATCCATATCCCGCAAATCCAGAAGCTGCAACAACCTGCTCTTGATCTTTCTCTTTCATGGTCACACTCTTCTTACTCACTCTAGATCTCTTCTGCTTTGGTTCTGGATCTTTATCTTTCATGGAAGCACACTTCTTATTcactttcttcctctttggttcttgctttttctctttcctggGAACCCTCTTCTTGCTTTTTCTGTCCGCTTTCAGTGCTTCTCCTCTTGCTATCTCTTCAGGGCTCCTGGGGTGAACGGACCTTGCGTGAGAGGCAAAGAACTGCGACGTCTCGAAGACCCGCCTGCATTTGGAGCAGGTGTACGGCCCGTTCTTGTCGTGTTTTAGGCTGCGTGTTTTCCCGTCTCCCAGATCACAAACAGCAACCTGATCAACATGCGCATCAGGAACAACTAATATATCACCAACGTCACCGTCGCCATTGGACTGATCCCGACGAGCATCATCAGAATTTGGAGAGTTAAGATTTTGAAAGTTTGTTGGCGCTTCAGGTGTTGGCTCTTTGCTTTGATACTCACTTGGTTTGGGTTGAGGTGTTGGGATATAAACACTGATTGGCTCAGCCACAATAGGTTCATcatcagaagaagaaacatCATCATCACTCTCAATAGAAATTACTGTTGGCGGCTGGGAGTTTTGAGAACGATAAGGAAATATATGACCATAgttgttaaaatattttggtcgttgaaaattaaaaggggCATGGCTGCTTGAGGCTTCGGCTCTCTTGTTAACTCTACTAGTAGAACCAGCAGTGTTATTAGTACCGAAATGAATTGGATGGTGACGGTTCACTGGGTTGGTGTTTCGGAggactgaagaaaaagaagaagtaggGTTTGGGAAAATGGACTGGCCAAGAAAGCGCTCAGCGTTTGAGGTTGCACTGAGAAGCTGACTTCTCAGAACCTCCTCATGGGCTCTCAGAGAGCTGCTGCTGCTCGGCtgagcaagaagaagatgaggtcTGCCGCCTAGGCCTTGAGCTGCTGCGGGTTCGTTAATACCTATGAATGCGTGTATGTGGACCCTACTTCTAGGCATATGGTGGGAAATGAGGGGTTGTTGGTTTTGATAAGAAATAAGCCTCATGTTAGGGTTAACAATGTTGTTACCCATGAGCTGAGGCTGAGGCTGATGATGAGGATTATGAGATGGGTGAGAATGAGGGCAAAAAGAGCTAATCAAACAGTTGTTCAAAGCAGAATAATTGGGGTGACTTCTCAAACGAAGTCGAGTAGCTTCTATGGTCTCATCGTGAAGGCCAAAACGAAACAATGAGGAAGCCATTGGGTTGATTGATTGAACAAATTTGGGAAAGGctgctgagagagagagagagattaataATTTGTTTGGGTGTATTGAAAGACAAATGAGTTCAATATATGATGAGAGGGGTTGTGAGGCAAATAAGGTAAATGAATTGGGTTATATATAGCCAGGAATGAACAAGTTGGTACCCGTaacgtttttcttttttaggttaaaatttttaatgTGTTTTGCCACGAGTGGCCAAGTCAGATGTGACCGAGGTCATTATTTTTGTGATAAGAAGGAATCTGTCCATTCTGGGCTTATTAGGAGCAGTAAATgttaaaaaaactgaaaaccgGCTACTTATTTAATGCAGTTTGTTTGCATGGCAAATGAAAGCTCATAGTCTTAGAGAGGTGCAAAAATTAAACGCATTTCTAAAAAGAAACGACCGCAGATACAATGTATGTACATTCTTGGCTACTCCTTCCTTCAATAGAAAGCATGAAATATTTGTACCAATTCCGTAACCTAGGGTTAATTTTGTGCCAAATTGCCAACCCACTTTGTATTAGCTACGCGGAGAGAGGTTAATTTGTGCCATTTTCAGAAATTGAAAGTTGGGATTGTGGGCTGGGTAGGCCCAATGGAGCCCAGCCCATTTTGTTATGGTGTTGTTCTTATTATGAACTTAATTAATacacaaaatgaagaaattaatGAGTTTCATCTATGTTTAAGTGGGAGCCAGAAGTCTTCaggtatatataatatagggttacacagtccccttctattgagggatccctcaaataattttatttgagggacgccttttagggtaccctacaatttttttcccaatgatccaaaccatctattttttaggtcttaattcatagatcatccttacaaaaaattagacaaatcggaaaccatttcgacatctaattgtgtcttataaaatcaatgaacacagtgcttcaagaaaatgctaaaatttcaataacttaattgagtggtcaaatgatatcggattcaagtgagtttttgtagagatgatctttgaatgagtatctacaaaatataaggtttggattagtgaaatacaatccagagtggggcctacaaggggtgtccatcaaataagcttatttgagggatccctcaatggaagctctctgtaggtttacatatatatatatataatatgtgcCTAGAAAACATATAATCTTATGGCTGTTGCAATAATTATCATATCTGGCCTCAAATTGAATGTACTATTACTATATGGTTGGTGAGTGTGCGTtgtcaaggaaaaagaaacaacattACCATTttgttgaatgataatttactTAAGAACTAAGTTAATTTCAAGTCTACGGTCAAGTTTTTTCCGCGACCTTGTGTTGGCCATCCAATAATAAAATGATAGTTTAAGGTGAAAGATAACTGTTATAATGTAgaattctttttatataaaagaatTCTGAAATTCTAGGAGGGGTTGGGACGGGGATGAGAATTCCCCGATAATTCTTAGCGAGAATGGTGACAAAGACAGAGCAGATATAGAAAGTGGGGATGGGGATGGTATTCATACCTGGTCCCTGGTTCGGGATGAAAGCTCATAGCCTTAGAGAGGTGCAAAaactcatcttttttttttttttttttggttttccatATAAAATCACCATATAGGATTTCCTAGATTTGCAAATggtaagaaaatgaatttcCCATATGCATGCATTTGAGGTGTGCCACAAACCCTTTGCTAAAGTTACCCTAAGTCATTTGGACCAAAAAAAGTTTCCCGAAGTCATAAAGAAACTAACCGAGTTTGCTTTCATGCCCATTTCTATATGTGGGCTCTCGGGCCCATGAAAAAGTCTATATAACAATACATAGTACAAGTAAATTGGGCACAATAGTCACTTACTTAGCACAACACTCTCGAAATCCCATTGTtttagttctctctctctctctctctctctctctctctctctctctctctctctctctctctctcctctcctttaCATAAACTCTTAATTAGTACCCATGGATTTCCCAAAGGACGTGTACAACCAAATCCCTCACCCTCACATATATTCAACCACCAACATCCATTTGCCCATTCCCAATATATCTCATCATGATAGCCATATCATACATACACAAAGGGTGTTGAACTCGTCCTATAGCCCTACTCATACTGCTATTAGCACTACTTATGATTTGAATGGCTTACCTGCAGTGAGATCAGGCTACCAAAACTTGCATCTGATTCATGCCTCATCATCCGACGCATATCGGGGCATACCAGTCTTCCCAAATACATCTGTCATTCCTGTGATGAGATCATATCAACCACGTCCACGAGGTGGACATGACATTGCCATGATCAACCAACACGGGATGATCATGGAAGTTCAACCAACCCAAACCCGTCCAACATTTCCAAACAGCACCCTTAATCTCAATCTTAATAGATTTCAACCACCTGCAGTTGCACATGCACCCCATTTCCCCCTAAATAATATTGCAAGCCCTACAACTTTCTCATCACAAAACCATTAtgtaaatattagtcataacCCCATCATGTATAGGGCACCACCTCCATCATTCTCatccaatatcaatattgGAAGGGCAACCATCATGAGCAACAACCAAGCTGCAGTGCCAATCtcatattgttgttgttgttgcggCAACGTCGTCTCGACAATAGCCCGAGCCCCTAGCCCTGAGTGAGCATTAGTGCTTCGAGTGTGGCAAATCATTTGCAAGTGGCAGTGCCATTTGAGCTCCTATACAAGGAATAGCAATTTGGAAGCTGCAATAAATGGCAACAGATTCAAGCCTGAGGACTCATTATTCTCTGACCACATTCTAGGGTTGAGAATGGCTATCTTCTCGCATTGAAACTTTCACCGTTTGGCTTTTGGATAATGTATTCTAGCTTGCTTTGATTTtaatgatttgatttggtCATTACAACAAAAAGAGATACATCGTTGTTAATAGTAGTTTGATAACTAGCTCAGAACGGTAATACATAATATTGCCGCTAAAGTAATTTCAACTAAGCTTTTGTACAACGGTCTGTGTTGCCGCCAATTTAACTATAACTAAGtttctatataaaataaaataaaaactattagTGTTGTCTTCAATTCAAATTATACATACGTTTCAATATAACGGTCAACGCTTCGCGCTAATTTGaatataactaaattttaaaacaGAAACACCCAAGGGCATCCATATACCAAAACACaacttataaattaaaaacaatattgTTCTACTAAACTCCGATTATTTATCTCAAACTTAATTAGAACCAATTtgtatttaatatattatgaGAGCCATTTTGAGGCATATAAGGTACGTGTATTAATTCCTTTTTTGGGTAGAAAAGTTTAATGGGTTTTGCCACGAGTAATACATTTATCAATATTTTCGTGATATGACCAAAGTCGTATGTTTTGGGTTTATTAGGAAGAagagtaaaatattgtagaaaACTGAAATCCATGCATGGCATATGAAAGCTGTGGAGCATATCCTCAGAGAGGTGCACAAATTAAATGCATTTCTAAACAGAAATGACTGCAGATACATGTATGTGCATTCTTGGCTACTCCCAGTACttgaatggaaattatgaAATATTTGTACTATTTCCATAAGTTGAATATTTTTCTACCCTAGGTTAATTTTGTGCCATGTTGCCAACCAGCTTTGTATTAGCTAGCTAGGTGGAGGTTGATTTGTGCCATTTTCATTacttgaaagttttttttacatgGGTTAATCTCTGCTAAACTACAAAGTTGGGTTTGAACGGTAGaacaattataatttttttaattaatttggttagtaaaaattaaaattctcaTCAGATTTTTGTGTTTGGGATCACCAGAAAtttttgattatatatatataatcaccGGATATCATTTTCTATATTTCACAAATTGTAACAAAATGAATTTCTCATCATATACATGCATTTGACCTGTGCCAGCAAAACCCTTTGCTTTTAGGGTAAAAGTTACCTTAAGTCATTAAGAAGTAGTAACTCATGCAAGCCCTCTCGAACTTCATGGGGCCATGACAAAGACTATATAGCAGTACACAGTACAAGTCAATTAGGCACAAAACTCTCTTACTCACTTACCCAGTACAACTCTCCAAATTCCATTGTTttagactctctctctctctctctctctctctctctctctctctctctctctctctccaacttttaattagtaCCCATGGCTTTCCCAAGCGACATTCACAATCAAATAGGTAGCATCAACAATACAAATGGTCTCATCCACACACAAATGGTCTACAGGTCCAATTACTTCACAACTATTATTACCACTACTTATGGTTTGAATGGCTTACCTGCAGTGAGATCAGGCTTCCAAAACATGCATCTACTTCATTCCCCATCATCTCCTGCATATTGGGGCGGAGTGGTCTTCCCAGATAGACCCGTGATCCCCATGATAAGATCATACCAACCGCGTCCACCAGGCCTTATCATGAGCAACCCACACATGATGATCAGGGAAACTCATGTTCCAATTCAACCAACCCAAACTGGTCCAACATTTCCAAACCACACCCTTAATCTCAACTTTATGAGATTTCAACCACCTAGAGTTGCACTTGCACCCCATTTCCCCTTAAGTAACATTTCAAGCCCTACAACTTTGTCTGGATTCCATGGCAGCACTGGAGTCATGAGGAACCAACAAAGTTCATCACAAACCTATCATTATGGAAATATTAGTCCTAACCCCATTATGTATGCGGCAACTAGATTTAGACCACCTCCATCGTTCTCTTCCAATATCAACATTGGAAGGGCATCCATCATGAGCGACAACCAAATTTCACTGCCAACCCTAGTAAGAGCCACTCGATTTCCCACTTCATCCCAATCGCAGTTTGTCCCAAATCATGAGCCTTCTACTTCCTCTTCCATCATTAAAGAAGAACCCCGAGACGATCACCAACAAACTCTTGTTGCGAGGGAAAGCACTACTACGACAGTTGCTGCTGCTTCTATTGCTATTGCAACGACGTCGTCTCGGCCCCGGCGGCCCAAACCCATGGGTGAGTATACGTGCTTCGAGTGTGGTAAGTCGTTTGCAAGCGGCAGTGCCTTGGGGGGACATATGAGCTCCCAtgcaaagaaaaggaaactgGAAGCTGCAACAAGTGGAAAAAGATTCAAGCCCGGGGATTCATTCTTTGACTACGTACATCATAGTCCAGGGTTTGAGAATGGCTCATCTTCTCGCACTGCAACCAATCCCCCCACCATGAGTATCAATGGTCCAAGTGGGCTAAGTACTAACGAAGGTACCAAAGGAATTGAAGAACCTTCGGGGAAacgagaagaaaaaaagtcgAAGGATGGAGATGAAGAGGGACCTACTTCTAGGCAATAAAAGACATTAATTTAAAGAATTTTGATCTTTTAATAATTCTCTTATTCTCTTATgtttgagttcaaattttgttgTATTTGCTTTGTagtttttcccttttaattaattcagtttTGATTGATGATGCGTGATGGCTTGCAGATGGGCTTAGCGAAGTTGAGCTAGTGCTCCTCATTCTACACCGGAGTTCGAATTCCCATTCTcgtaatttagattatattGAGTGAATAGTCGCGGATTGAGATTGCctagccaatttttttttttttaaatttcatcaaactgaaaaaagaaatgttttGTTGCCTTCGAAGTAACACATATCCACGCATGTTATAATACGTGGATGTGTAACACtgtagacaaagaaattttggtgcaataaattccattggacaagaaaataattagggttcgGTGGATTAAATCGTGGGCCCCGTAATTCGCCCATGTGGCgtgtgactcatcaaaatcggattagttgtcaaaaatGACACATGGCGACATCCGACGGAGTGCATCGAACGAttcaagatgaagacaaaattaaaggaaagaatcttctgtgattgactttgatttaaattaaatattaatcaggtcaatcaattgaagataatctggttaaatcgccagattatgggaattgatttaaatcaaatcagaatcccacaaaacaaggttttaaataGGGAAAGTTATTTAGGTCAAGTATCCTACAAAAacctataaataggaggcctTAAGATGAAAGaagaggcagagagagaaaaaacctagcactcagaagaaacagaaaactctaTGCATTCTTCACCCTACGTACTTTGGAAGAGCCATCAAGCACAACACATACGTGCCGGTTCCTTCACCAtagaaaaatcccaaacaccaaacaagcttCGTGTTATCCatttgatcaagatcaagtctctacgacccttgtatcaaacacatattttctttaaacactttggagatcgaatcagaggattcaatacagagattgtaaatgcatgagttggtggatgaccaccatacctcttaatattccaccgttggattttatgtaacctatgcattAAGTATTTATAATTAGTACTTGTAActtataggtatattgtaaatgatggtattcaatcttctatcttgtaagcTTATAAATAgatggttctaccaaagattaagaaaggaataaacatggtgaaactttgtctttagcatatcacttctctctacattttctccctctaattttataacataattaattattttaaattattttgtagactttgttttttattttttatattaataaataattaaaaaataatatatttaaaaagtataaaCGCGCcactatactatttaaatattcaaatatatttggCACCCTTCCAATTTGTATCTTTTTTATGGACACTATTTAAAACAACATACATTACATTTTAAACCACACTATTTAAAGCTTTTGCTCCCAATCAGAACTTGTTCCGGTACCAAAACACATCGTTTTGAGCACCATCCTCATCAGGTTCAATAAAAAGGCACTCTCTAGCTTCCCTCCACAGAGCCTTCCAAATTGGAGTTGCATCAACACTATAATACTCTCCCAAAATAGGCTTGAGCACATTGGTTGCTTCCATTGCATGATAATGCGGCATTGTAGAGAAGAGATGGTGCACAACATGTGTATGGAACACCTTGTTAAGCACCCCATAGTCTCTGTCCACAGTCGCCAAAGCCCCTCTCAGCCCCCCCAAAGTATGTGATTAGCACAACACACATTAACCACAATCATTGGCACCCCATAACACAAACAAGCCAAACAAACCCTTTGGCCTTGACAATTTTATAGAGCACATAAATAGCAGACATGATCCCGAGGTCAGAAATGTGTACTTGGAGCCTCTCCCAGTTGGAAAATATAGGGCCGTTGGGATCGTAGTGGCATGTAAACCGGTCGTATTCCTGGCCCGAGATGTTGAAAGCCAAATACAAGGGCCAGCCGACTGTTAGAGTGACAAGAATAACCAAGAGCCTGCCTGGTGTGTTGTTGAAGTAATTGTTGTACCATGGCATATTAGACTTTGGTTTTGGAACGAACACTTCGTCCCGCTCCATCGAACCGATGTCGATCGAGTGGTTGCGGCGGTGGCTGTACTTCCTTGAGAAATAAAGGACAAGAAGGGCAGTGGGGAGGACGAGGCCAACGACGTTGTCCACTATTTGGTAGTCACTGAAGGCATGGTGGCCACATTCATGTGCGATGATCCACACACTGGTTAGCATGCAGCCTTGGAGGATCCAATAGATGGGCCAAGAGATGTAGGGGAGGAGGGGGTGAGGGAGGAGGTGGAAGTATGAGGTGGCAATGTGGTAGGGGAGGAAGGACAGGGTTAGGTCGAAGAGGACATAGGAGAAGGAGCGGAGGAGAGAGCGGTTGAAGCAATGTGGTGGAATGGCGTTTTTAGAAACCTCAATCCCAAACCATTACAACAACCTTGTTTGTGTCAAGAGGTTAGTAAATTATTAAAGtatttattaagtttaaaCCAAAACTCcctaaagaaaatatatagtaAGGTTTaccttttgtttattttaattagtgaATAATTgtgtaattttataattttataagagaaaatgataatttatgtaacaaaaaagaaaaatgtgcgTTGGTATTcaacaataatattataaataatttaaaaactcaaGTTAAGCATAAAGTAAGGCTTAGTTTGGTTGATTACGTGGCAGCCGAAGGTAATCTAATGAGTGATCGACGATGGACAAAATAGTTTTTTCtcttataaatttaaatagaCCCACCTAATTTGGGCCACTTCATTAACctattacaaaagaaaaaacctgattcacaaaattcaaaaccaaaatttcatttatGATATTCTTAttattcaagttttttttatcactactagccccttgacacatgctcacgcatgtgccaattggttttctttttcttttttatttttatttttagaattaagaaaaaataacagagtagttatgttccataaaagtaggacctattatcttattttgtttttaattttaatttttttaatattaaaaaatatgaatttacgatattatcctaatttaattaataatttcaattcttaatgtttgaattaacaaagggcattttctggtattttgaatgtttcaccattctctgctttttgctttatatatatatatactaatttttctttctttggtacACCATGGCGTTTAAGCCCGGCCCAAAAGCTTGATGCTGAGGCTCTAACCCAAACAAGCTaatggagaaagaaaaaaacaaagga
Protein-coding regions in this window:
- the LOC18774949 gene encoding delta(12)-oleate desaturase codes for the protein FGIEVSKNAIPPHCFNRSLLRSFSYVLFDLTLSFLPYHIATSYFHLLPHPLLPYISWPIYWILQGCMLTSVWIIAHECGHHAFSDYQIVDNVVGLVLPTALLVLYFSRKYSHRRNHSIDIGSMERDEVFVPKPKSNMPWYNNYFNNTPGRLLVILVTLTVGWPWLRGALATVDRDYGVLNKVFHTHVVHHLFSTMPHYHAMEATNVLKPILGEYYSVDATPIWKALWREARECLFIEPDEDGAQNDVFWYRNKF